The proteins below come from a single Tachysurus fulvidraco isolate hzauxx_2018 chromosome 26, HZAU_PFXX_2.0, whole genome shotgun sequence genomic window:
- the LOC125140308 gene encoding ERC protein 2-like isoform X1, producing the protein MSNLKFKLILSGKTLNSHKDFIDRLNQQVHLKEVNTEDECDFILGFCPIVTRAGIDIEAAKKRLHNFSDTKPVVLVVLHHTFNTECVVPDSIKCVNRKNMIAVDCLFYEDTGLLQCLKNNDSLDKTSQYLKEYINCKNMERQKEGERSGPRNSTSCIEKEVTGLEGTNMKPDQTTNDSEESENSQPERNQQLNPEHIDTDNVEDMEQRNESQEKIMRQNLKTNKEPLTENTQTLQEKDKILEEKEKQLKQTRAELDKTIKALEDSQRHVEEKNTQLENLNKLLKEKETQLKNTDKELETSTNKLDTLGQELQDKQRQLQDMMIVVEQQKSELAEKKQQLENKESLLTENTQTLQKKDKTLEEKEKQLSEVREELRKSNMMIEKYQTQLKDKDRQLVSVGKELETSTNKLYTLEQELQDMITVVKQQKSELAEKKQQLEEKDRLLAEIRQKLEMKDETLEHKGTHFFQSHSQLKKKVKCCEVIPAKLQAPCEQFTKELKKIRKSMEMSTEEKCKAILYYVPYVSRAGTDIEAALQKLNSFGDKYIALVVLHHTSDRELITPDSSRTVTREKTFVVDCLFSEDEGLLSCPMNDEAIKKVAEWLRFVKNDKQEPKKKKKSEASEENKAITTGQKKNELKEGRLLQQNTQVTGHRSHNGQSCNQ; encoded by the exons ATGTCAA atttaaagtttaagctgattttatctggaaaaacactgaattcCCACAAGGACTTTATAGATCGTCTTAACCAACAAGTTCACCTGAAGGAGGTGAATACAGAGGATGAGTGTGATTTCATTCTGGGTTTCTGTCCGATTGTGACACGAGCTGGAATTGACATTGAAGCAGCAAAGAAACGTCTACACAATTTTTCAG ACACCAAACCTGTAGTCCTGGTGGTGCTCCATCACACATTTAATACAGAGTGTGTTGTTCCAGACAGCATCAAATGTGTAAACAGAAAGAATATGATCGCAGTCGACTGTCTGTTCTATGAAGATACAGGATTACTGCAGTGTCTGAAGAATAATGACTCACTGGACAAAACTTCACAATAtctg AAGGaatatataaactgtaaaaacatGGAAAGGCAAAAGGAAGGTGAAAGGTCAG GACCCAGAAACAGTACAAGTTGCATTGAAAAGGAAGTTACAGGACTTGAAGGTACAAATATGAAACCAGATCAAACAACTAATGATTCAGAGGAAAGCGAAAATTCTCAACCTGAGAGAAACCAACAACTGAACCCAGAACACATCGACACTGACAATGTGGAGGACATGGAGCAAAGAAATGAGAGTCAGGAAAAAATAATGAGACAGaatttaaagacaaataaagaacctctgacagaaaatacacaaacacttcaggagAAGGACAAGATActggaagagaaggagaaacagcTCAAACAGACAAGAGCTGAACTGGACAAAACAATTAAGGCGTTAGAAGACAGTCAGAGACACGTggaggagaaaaacacacaactagagaatctgaacaaactgctgaaggagaaagaaacacaGCTGAAGAACACAGATAAAGAGCTGGAAACCAGTACAAATAAACTGGACACACTGGGACAGGAGCTGCAGGACAAGCAGAGACAACTACAGGACATGATGATTGTAGTGGAGCAACAGAAATCTGagttagcagaaaaaaaacaacagcttgaAAACAAAGAGAGTCTTCtaacagaaaatacacaaacacttcagaagAAGGACAAGACActggaagagaaggagaaacagcTCAGTGAAGTAAGAGAAGAATTGAGAAAATCAAATATGATGATAGAAAAGTATCAGACACAATTGAAGGACAAAGACAGACAACTGGTGAGTGTGGGGAAAGAACTGGAAACCAGTACAAATAAACTGTACACACTGGAACAGGAGCTACAGGACATGATCACTGTAGTGAAGCAACAGAAATCTGagttagcagaaaaaaaacaacagcttgaagagaaagacagacttctGGCTGAAATTAGACAAAAACTGGAGATGAAGGATGAGACCCTGGAACACAAGGgcacacatttttttcag TCTCATTCACAGCTAAAGAAAAAAG TTAAATGCTGTGAAGTCATTCCTGCAAAGTTACAAGCACCTTGTGAACAGTTCACAaaagaacttaaaaaaataagaaaatctatGGAGATGTCTACAGAGGAGAAGTGTAAAGCAATTCTATATTATGTTCCATATGTTTCACGAGCTGGAACTGATATCGAGGCTGCACTGCAAAAACTTAACAGCTTTGGAG acaAATACATCGCACTAGTGGTGCTCCATCACACATCTGATCGAGAGCTCATTACACCAGACAGCAGCAGAACTGTGACCAGAGAAAAGACCTTCGTTGTTGACTGTCTGTTCAGTGAGGATGAGGGACTGCTCTCGTGCCCCATGAATGACGAAGCAATAAAAAAGGTTGCAGAGTGGCTTAGGTTTGTG AAAAACGACAAACAGGAGCCTAAGAAA
- the LOC125140308 gene encoding coiled-coil domain-containing protein 18-like isoform X5 translates to MSNLKFKLILSGKTLNSHKDFIDRLNQQVHLKEVNTEDECDFILGFCPIVTRAGIDIEAAKKRLHNFSDTKPVVLVVLHHTFNTECVVPDSIKCVNRKNMIAVDCLFYEDTGLLQCLKNNDSLDKTSQYLKEYINCKNMERQKEGERSGPRNSTSCIEKEVTGLEGTNMKPDQTTNDSEESENSQPERNQQLNPEHIDTDNVEDMEQRNESQEKIMRQNLKTNKEPLTENTQTLQEKDKILEEKEKQLKQTRAELDKTIKALEDSQRHVEEKNTQLENLNKLLKEKETQLKNTDKELETSTNKLDTLGQELQDKDRQLVSVGKELETSTNKLYTLEQELQDMITVVKQQKSELAEKKQQLEEKDRLLAEIRQKLEMKDETLEHKGTHFFQSHSQLKKKVKCCEVIPAKLQAPCEQFTKELKKIRKSMEMSTEEKCKAILYYVPYVSRAGTDIEAALQKLNSFGDKYIALVVLHHTSDRELITPDSSRTVTREKTFVVDCLFSEDEGLLSCPMNDEAIKKVAEWLRFVKNDKQEPKKKKKSEASEENKAITTGQKKNELKEGRLLQQNTQVTGHRSHNGQSCNQ, encoded by the exons ATGTCAA atttaaagtttaagctgattttatctggaaaaacactgaattcCCACAAGGACTTTATAGATCGTCTTAACCAACAAGTTCACCTGAAGGAGGTGAATACAGAGGATGAGTGTGATTTCATTCTGGGTTTCTGTCCGATTGTGACACGAGCTGGAATTGACATTGAAGCAGCAAAGAAACGTCTACACAATTTTTCAG ACACCAAACCTGTAGTCCTGGTGGTGCTCCATCACACATTTAATACAGAGTGTGTTGTTCCAGACAGCATCAAATGTGTAAACAGAAAGAATATGATCGCAGTCGACTGTCTGTTCTATGAAGATACAGGATTACTGCAGTGTCTGAAGAATAATGACTCACTGGACAAAACTTCACAATAtctg AAGGaatatataaactgtaaaaacatGGAAAGGCAAAAGGAAGGTGAAAGGTCAG GACCCAGAAACAGTACAAGTTGCATTGAAAAGGAAGTTACAGGACTTGAAGGTACAAATATGAAACCAGATCAAACAACTAATGATTCAGAGGAAAGCGAAAATTCTCAACCTGAGAGAAACCAACAACTGAACCCAGAACACATCGACACTGACAATGTGGAGGACATGGAGCAAAGAAATGAGAGTCAGGAAAAAATAATGAGACAGaatttaaagacaaataaagaacctctgacagaaaatacacaaacacttcaggagAAGGACAAGATActggaagagaaggagaaacagcTCAAACAGACAAGAGCTGAACTGGACAAAACAATTAAGGCGTTAGAAGACAGTCAGAGACACGTggaggagaaaaacacacaactagagaatctgaacaaactgctgaaggagaaagaaacacaGCTGAAGAACACAGATAAAGAGCTGGAAACCAGTACAAATAAACTGGACACACTGGGACAGGAGCTGCAG GACAAAGACAGACAACTGGTGAGTGTGGGGAAAGAACTGGAAACCAGTACAAATAAACTGTACACACTGGAACAGGAGCTACAGGACATGATCACTGTAGTGAAGCAACAGAAATCTGagttagcagaaaaaaaacaacagcttgaagagaaagacagacttctGGCTGAAATTAGACAAAAACTGGAGATGAAGGATGAGACCCTGGAACACAAGGgcacacatttttttcag TCTCATTCACAGCTAAAGAAAAAAG TTAAATGCTGTGAAGTCATTCCTGCAAAGTTACAAGCACCTTGTGAACAGTTCACAaaagaacttaaaaaaataagaaaatctatGGAGATGTCTACAGAGGAGAAGTGTAAAGCAATTCTATATTATGTTCCATATGTTTCACGAGCTGGAACTGATATCGAGGCTGCACTGCAAAAACTTAACAGCTTTGGAG acaAATACATCGCACTAGTGGTGCTCCATCACACATCTGATCGAGAGCTCATTACACCAGACAGCAGCAGAACTGTGACCAGAGAAAAGACCTTCGTTGTTGACTGTCTGTTCAGTGAGGATGAGGGACTGCTCTCGTGCCCCATGAATGACGAAGCAATAAAAAAGGTTGCAGAGTGGCTTAGGTTTGTG AAAAACGACAAACAGGAGCCTAAGAAA
- the LOC125140308 gene encoding coiled-coil domain-containing protein 18-like isoform X3 — protein MSNLKFKLILSGKTLNSHKDFIDRLNQQVHLKEVNTEDECDFILGFCPIVTRAGIDIEAAKKRLHNFSDTKPVVLVVLHHTFNTECVVPDSIKCVNRKNMIAVDCLFYEDTGLLQCLKNNDSLDKTSQYLKEYINCKNMERQKEGERSGPRNSTSCIEKEVTGLEGTNMKPDQTTNDSEESENSQPERNQQLNPEHIDTDNVEDMEQRNESQEKIMRQNLKTNKEPLTENTQTLQEKDKILEEKEKQLKQTRAELDKTIKALEDSQRHVEEKNTQLENLNKLLKEKETQLKNTDKELETSTNKLDTLGQELQDKQRQLQDMMIVVEQQKSELAEKKQQLENKESLLTENTQTLQKKDKTLEEKEKQLSEVREELRKSNMMIEKYQTQLKDKDRQLVSVGKELETSTNKLYTLEQELQDMITVVKQQKSELAEKKQQLEEKDRLLAEIRQKLEMKDETLEHKGTHFFQLKKKVKCCEVIPAKLQAPCEQFTKELKKIRKSMEMSTEEKCKAILYYVPYVSRAGTDIEAALQKLNSFGDKYIALVVLHHTSDRELITPDSSRTVTREKTFVVDCLFSEDEGLLSCPMNDEAIKKVAEWLRFVKNDKQEPKKKKKSEASEENKAITTGQKKNELKEGRLLQQNTQVTGHRSHNGQSCNQ, from the exons ATGTCAA atttaaagtttaagctgattttatctggaaaaacactgaattcCCACAAGGACTTTATAGATCGTCTTAACCAACAAGTTCACCTGAAGGAGGTGAATACAGAGGATGAGTGTGATTTCATTCTGGGTTTCTGTCCGATTGTGACACGAGCTGGAATTGACATTGAAGCAGCAAAGAAACGTCTACACAATTTTTCAG ACACCAAACCTGTAGTCCTGGTGGTGCTCCATCACACATTTAATACAGAGTGTGTTGTTCCAGACAGCATCAAATGTGTAAACAGAAAGAATATGATCGCAGTCGACTGTCTGTTCTATGAAGATACAGGATTACTGCAGTGTCTGAAGAATAATGACTCACTGGACAAAACTTCACAATAtctg AAGGaatatataaactgtaaaaacatGGAAAGGCAAAAGGAAGGTGAAAGGTCAG GACCCAGAAACAGTACAAGTTGCATTGAAAAGGAAGTTACAGGACTTGAAGGTACAAATATGAAACCAGATCAAACAACTAATGATTCAGAGGAAAGCGAAAATTCTCAACCTGAGAGAAACCAACAACTGAACCCAGAACACATCGACACTGACAATGTGGAGGACATGGAGCAAAGAAATGAGAGTCAGGAAAAAATAATGAGACAGaatttaaagacaaataaagaacctctgacagaaaatacacaaacacttcaggagAAGGACAAGATActggaagagaaggagaaacagcTCAAACAGACAAGAGCTGAACTGGACAAAACAATTAAGGCGTTAGAAGACAGTCAGAGACACGTggaggagaaaaacacacaactagagaatctgaacaaactgctgaaggagaaagaaacacaGCTGAAGAACACAGATAAAGAGCTGGAAACCAGTACAAATAAACTGGACACACTGGGACAGGAGCTGCAGGACAAGCAGAGACAACTACAGGACATGATGATTGTAGTGGAGCAACAGAAATCTGagttagcagaaaaaaaacaacagcttgaAAACAAAGAGAGTCTTCtaacagaaaatacacaaacacttcagaagAAGGACAAGACActggaagagaaggagaaacagcTCAGTGAAGTAAGAGAAGAATTGAGAAAATCAAATATGATGATAGAAAAGTATCAGACACAATTGAAGGACAAAGACAGACAACTGGTGAGTGTGGGGAAAGAACTGGAAACCAGTACAAATAAACTGTACACACTGGAACAGGAGCTACAGGACATGATCACTGTAGTGAAGCAACAGAAATCTGagttagcagaaaaaaaacaacagcttgaagagaaagacagacttctGGCTGAAATTAGACAAAAACTGGAGATGAAGGATGAGACCCTGGAACACAAGGgcacacatttttttcag CTAAAGAAAAAAG TTAAATGCTGTGAAGTCATTCCTGCAAAGTTACAAGCACCTTGTGAACAGTTCACAaaagaacttaaaaaaataagaaaatctatGGAGATGTCTACAGAGGAGAAGTGTAAAGCAATTCTATATTATGTTCCATATGTTTCACGAGCTGGAACTGATATCGAGGCTGCACTGCAAAAACTTAACAGCTTTGGAG acaAATACATCGCACTAGTGGTGCTCCATCACACATCTGATCGAGAGCTCATTACACCAGACAGCAGCAGAACTGTGACCAGAGAAAAGACCTTCGTTGTTGACTGTCTGTTCAGTGAGGATGAGGGACTGCTCTCGTGCCCCATGAATGACGAAGCAATAAAAAAGGTTGCAGAGTGGCTTAGGTTTGTG AAAAACGACAAACAGGAGCCTAAGAAA